AGAGCCTTGCATCGCAGACCGCGACCGCGACGGAAGAAATCTCGCGCCAGGTCGAGGAAATTCAGGGCGCGACCGGCCAGGCGGTCGCCGCCATCCGCGCGATCGGGGGCGCCATCAGCGGCATCGACGAGAAGATGACGGCCATTGCCGCCGCGGTCGAACAGCAGCGCGCGGCGACCACCGAGATCTCGCGCAACTTCCAGCATGCCGCCCAGGGCACCCGCGAGGTCACCGACACCATCGGCAGCGTGGCCCAGCTCAACCAGGAGACCGGCAATGCCGGCACGGTGCTGTTCCAGTCCGTGACCAAGATGTCGGCCGATGCTGATCGCCTCCGCGTCGCGGTCGAAGGCTTCCTGGGCGCCGTAAAGTCCGCTTAAGGCTCCATTCCCGGTTTAACGGAACGCGCGGATCGGCATTGCCGCGCTCGCCCGCGCCCTGTAAATGGTAGCGGTACCAAGCTCTAATGACGGGACTACAGGGAGATATCTTCGATGCCGGTCACCCCACACAAGGCCCAGCGCCCCTATCGCGGCGTGTTTCCGGTCGCGCCCACCATCTTCGACGAACGCGGCGAGCTCGATCTCGAGGGCCAGCGCCGCTGCATCGATTTCATGATCGATGCCGGCTCGAACGGCATTTGCATCCTCGCCAATTTCTCCGAGCAGTTCGTGCTGACCGATGCCGAGCGCGAGGCCGTGATGTTTGCGGTGCTCGAGCATGTCGCCGGCCGCGTACCCGTCATCGTCACCACCACCCATTTCAGCTCGGCCGTGTGCGCAGCGCGCAGCAAGCAGGCAGAGGCCGCAGGGGCTGCCATGGTGATGGTGATGCCGCCCTATCACGGCGCCACCTTCCGCGTGCCTGAAAAAGGCATCGTCGAATTCTTCAAGGTGCTCTCGGGTGCGATCGACATCCCGATCATGATCCAGGATGCGCCGGTCGCGGGCACGCCGCTGTCGGTCGAGCTGCTGGCGCGCCTGGCGCGCGAACTTTCCAACGTCCGCTATTTCAAGATCGAGGTAGCAGGCGCAGCCTCAAAACTCCGCAGCTTGATCGAGGCCGGCGGCAAGGACATCGAGGGCCCCTGGGATGGCGAGGAGGCGATCACGCTGATGGCCGATCTCGACGCGGGTGCGACCGGTGCGATGACCGGCGGCGGCTATCCCGACGGTATCAGGCAGATCATCGATCCCTATTTTGCGGGCGATCGGGAGAAGGCGAAGGCCGCCTATGAGCGCTGGCTGCCGTTGATCAATTACGAGAACCGCCAATGCGGCCTGATCGCCTGCAAGGCGATGATGCAGGCTGGCGGCGTGATCAAGTCGGACGCGGTGCGCCATCCTCTGCAACCGCTGCATCCGGCGACGCGTGCCGGGCTGCTGGAACTCGCCAAGGAGCGCGACGCGCTGGCGCTGCGGTGGGGCAAGTAGGGCCACACGGCTACTAGCATCGCTGTCGGCCAAAACCTCCGCCGTCGTCCCGGACAAGCGCGCGGCGATCCGGGACGACACCGAGGGTGTTTCGTGAGCGTTGGCTAACTCACCAGCCTCCACTCGCCGATGATGCGGAAGCGCGCCTTGGCATCATCCTGCTTGAACAGCGCGATGCGATCGATCGCAAGCGTGTCCAACCGCAGCCCCGCAAACCTTGCCCGCAGCATCTCCAGGATTGGCCCACGCCGCTCCGCATCCAGCCGTCCCGTCAGCGTCATGTGGAAGCGAAATTCTTCCATCACGTAAGGGTAGCCCCAGCGGTCGAGATACTCGCGCTGCCGCTCACTGAGCTTTTCGGGCTTGCGTCGCGCACGATCGTCCGCCGTCAGGGCGGGGCGGAAGCAATCGAAATCGCGGACGCAATCGGCAGCGAGCTGTTGAAGCGTGTCGACCGGCTCGGCCGGAACGACGGCGATGAAACCGCTGATGGAATCGACGATTGGGCGGATGAGCGGGATCGGGCGCGCCTTGGCGGCAAATGTCGCGCAGGCCGCTGCGAGCTCGGCCTCGGCCTTGCCTGAGACCAGCGCCATCGGCGCCTTGAGCGTGCCGTGAAAGCCGTATTTGCGGGGATCGGCGGTGACGTCGCGCCAGTCGGCGGCGACGCGGAGGGCGTCGCCGTGAAAGGGCAGCTCGTCACCGGTGTAAGCATCATAGCCGAGCAGCTCGGCGCCGAAGCGGGTGAGCGCGTGGTCGGCGCCGGCGGCAAAATAGATCGCGTAGCGGGGAAAATCTGTCATCAGCAAAGCATAGCCAATTTATGCAGCAACGACAGTCTCGCGCGGTGTCGCCGCGATGCCGGCCAGCCGCGTCGCATCGGTAAGATGCACGAGCTTGCCGGCCGCAATGACAGCGACCAGCCGCGGCCGCAGCGGCGTGCTGTCGTCGACGAGCAGAATGTCGGCGCGACGGCCTTGAGCGAGCGTGCCGCGATCGGTCAGCCCGGTGGCCTGTGCCGGTGCCGACGAGATCAGCTTCCACGCCTCGGTCAGCGGCAGCACGCCATCGGCGGCAAGCCGGAATGCGGCGTGCAGCGGCGCCGGATAATAATAGTCCGAGGCCAGCACCGAGCAGAGCCCCTTTGCGATCATGTCCGACGCCCTGGTCCAACCGGTGTGGCTGCCGCCGCGCACGACATTCGGAGCGCCGTAGACGATGGCATCGCCATGATCGGCTGCCTCGCGCGCCGTCTCCTCGTTGACCGGAAACTCGGCGAGCCTCACGCCCATGCCGCGAAAATCCCGACGCATTGCCGGCGTCTCATCGTCATGCGACAGCATCCGCAC
This genomic interval from Bradyrhizobium guangzhouense contains the following:
- a CDS encoding dihydrodipicolinate synthase family protein, with the translated sequence MPVTPHKAQRPYRGVFPVAPTIFDERGELDLEGQRRCIDFMIDAGSNGICILANFSEQFVLTDAEREAVMFAVLEHVAGRVPVIVTTTHFSSAVCAARSKQAEAAGAAMVMVMPPYHGATFRVPEKGIVEFFKVLSGAIDIPIMIQDAPVAGTPLSVELLARLARELSNVRYFKIEVAGAASKLRSLIEAGGKDIEGPWDGEEAITLMADLDAGATGAMTGGGYPDGIRQIIDPYFAGDREKAKAAYERWLPLINYENRQCGLIACKAMMQAGGVIKSDAVRHPLQPLHPATRAGLLELAKERDALALRWGK
- a CDS encoding DUF1045 domain-containing protein, translating into MTDFPRYAIYFAAGADHALTRFGAELLGYDAYTGDELPFHGDALRVAADWRDVTADPRKYGFHGTLKAPMALVSGKAEAELAAACATFAAKARPIPLIRPIVDSISGFIAVVPAEPVDTLQQLAADCVRDFDCFRPALTADDRARRKPEKLSERQREYLDRWGYPYVMEEFRFHMTLTGRLDAERRGPILEMLRARFAGLRLDTLAIDRIALFKQDDAKARFRIIGEWRLVS